The uncultured Dysgonomonas sp. genome contains the following window.
GTTGAAGAAGAAATCTGTAGTATTAAGCCCTTTTACCAAAGGTTTAAGAAATAAGCTGAATGCCTGCAGGTCTTCTTTATTTGCCCATTATTTTCGTTTCAGGTATAAAAAAGACAGTCCCCATTATATAAAAGGATGCAATATGGCATTCTGGAAAAAGGATTTACTCGCTGTGAATGGTTACAATGAGGATATGACAGGGTGGGGGTATGAAGATAATGAGATCTCGGCCCGGCTTATAAATTCGGGAATAAGGAAACAATACCTCAAATTTTACGGTATCGTTTATCATATCTATCATCCGCTTAGCAGCCATGACAGGGAAACGATAAATGCCGATATGTTTAATAATGCAGTAGAAAATAAGGCCGTTTGGTGTGAAAACGGATTGAATAAGTATTTGGATAGAGAAAAATAATTTTCAGCTTTAATAAGGAATTTAATCTGAGGATTATCTATCTGCTGTTTTTATACTGAAATTTTTTAGGTTAAAAATCTTATTTTTTTACTTAAGGATGAAGCATTTCATAAACTTTCATCAGGGCTGACGTACAATCTTTATCGGAGAATCTTTTCACATATTCCAGTCCATCCGTTACCATTTGCTTACACGCATCTTCATCATTGAGCAATCTTTTGATTTGATATGCCAGCTCATTTTCATTACAAGGATCTACGTATACCGAATGTGGACCACCGGACTCTTCAAGACATGAGCCGGTTGCTCCAATTACAGGTACACCTGAACTTTGAGCCTCTATGATTGGTATTCCAAAGCCTTCGTATAAAGAGGGATATATAAATATACGGGCAGATTGCAATATTGCCGGCAGGTCAGTCAATGGTACATTGCTGATAAGGTGTACACGATCCGATAATCCGTGTTCAGCAGCATAATTTAATACAGTTTGAGCATATTCTTTTTGCTTGCCTATAGCTATAAAATGAATATCGGGTACCTCTTTCAGTGCTTTTACTATCAGCAGGATATTCTTACGCTCTTCTATACTGCCGATAGACAGAAGAAATTCAGAAGGAAGATTATATTTGGTTTTTACTTCTTCCTTTTTCATATTATCAGCCTGCTCTCTGAATACAGGGAAGCAACCTTGATAAACAACTTCTATTTTCGATGGCTCTATGCCATAGAATTTGATAATATCTCTTTTAGTGCATTCGCTGACAGCTATGACCTTGTCTGCCACCTTGCATGCATATTTGGCCTTAACATTGTAAATTGTTCTGTCGACCAGAGAATAGAATTCAGGGTATCTCAGAAATATAAGATCATGTATTGTAACAATACTTTTTACTCCGGTTCTGTTTATTCTGAATGGCAACTCATTACTTAGCCCATGATATATATCAATATGTTCTCTCTTAATATCTTTGACAATTCCCATCGTACGCCAGAATGGTTTATGGGTATGTTTTAATGAATAAACAGTTTCATCTTGATGTGT
Protein-coding sequences here:
- a CDS encoding glycosyltransferase family 1 protein; the protein is MRIGFDAKRAVSNFTGLGNYSRFVISNLMEYYPNNIYKLFIPKLHDESKINDTHQDETVYSLKHTHKPFWRTMGIVKDIKREHIDIYHGLSNELPFRINRTGVKSIVTIHDLIFLRYPEFYSLVDRTIYNVKAKYACKVADKVIAVSECTKRDIIKFYGIEPSKIEVVYQGCFPVFREQADNMKKEEVKTKYNLPSEFLLSIGSIEERKNILLIVKALKEVPDIHFIAIGKQKEYAQTVLNYAAEHGLSDRVHLISNVPLTDLPAILQSARIFIYPSLYEGFGIPIIEAQSSGVPVIGATGSCLEESGGPHSVYVDPCNENELAYQIKRLLNDEDACKQMVTDGLEYVKRFSDKDCTSALMKVYEMLHP
- a CDS encoding glycosyltransferase family 2 protein, translated to MKNNKPKVSLIIATYNWPSALDLCLSSVASQTILPDEVIIADDGSKEATTTYIQEISMNFPCPVVHVWHEDIGFRLTVIRNKAIVKATGNYIIQIDGDVILNKHFIADHLAMAQDGCFATGSRIMMTQDLSQDLLKKKSVVLSPFTKGLRNKLNACRSSLFAHYFRFRYKKDSPHYIKGCNMAFWKKDLLAVNGYNEDMTGWGYEDNEISARLINSGIRKQYLKFYGIVYHIYHPLSSHDRETINADMFNNAVENKAVWCENGLNKYLDREK